A part of Bacillus rossius redtenbacheri isolate Brsri chromosome 1, Brsri_v3, whole genome shotgun sequence genomic DNA contains:
- the LOC134527471 gene encoding zinc finger protein OZF-like isoform X1, whose protein sequence is MSNSPYNLDQDDGLPALICHSCLQQAELAFQFRRQCEQADVALRQFLGIGSNFNYKERGTNGYATADGTSSKSGSSDWSQSCNAEDGDTSRLRLKLNGEEILVEERDIASVLVVVDPRVPDYDANEKLSEKRRVSVARHGRQFQCGTCSKRFSQKAHLTRHELVHSGKKPFPCTACSKSFADASTLTTHYRTHSGERPYACDSCPKAFVSRSDLRKHSLVHSGLRPFACGVCSKTFTRATNLRKHARVHSGQRPYSCEQCARTFSSKGDLARHVLIHSGHRPHVCLVCCVSFSRRDKLVRHMRRHQPSEALLGQHLGEFARLANSLEVKQAKEPTRPEHRCATCGKVFQQLRELARHVKVHTGDKPFACELCPMRFSRRDKLARHSKVHGVRGPEARLLRCEHCTASYYRRDKLLRHQRTHVPTDRPAAPCRA, encoded by the exons ATGTCGAATTCACCATATAAT ttGGACCAAGATGACGGTCTGCCTGCACTCATCTGCCATAGCTGCCTCCAGCAGGCGGAATTGGCATTCCAGTTTCGACGCCAGTGTGAGCAAGCGGACGTTGCTTTGCGCCAGTTTTTGGGCATCGGCTCG AACTTCAACTACAAAGAGAGGGGAACAAACGGATACGCAACAGCAGATGGCACTTCTAGCAAGAGTGGAAGCAGTGATTGGAGCCAAAGCTGCAACGCGGAAGACGGAGACACGAGCCGGTTGCGACTGAAACTGAACGGAGAAGAGATCTTGGTGGAGGAGCGAGACATAGCATCGGTGCTGGTGGTGGTAGACCCCCGAGTGCCGGACTATGATGCGAACGAGAAGCTGAGTGAGAAGAGGAGAGTGAGTGTGGCACGGCACGGCCGGCAGTTCCAGTGTGGCACGTGCAGCAAGAGATTCTCGCAGAAGGCACACCTGACGCGCCACGAGCTGGTGCACTCGGGCAAGAAGCCGTTCCCTTGCACGGCGTGCAGCAAGTCCTTCGCAGATGCTTCCACGCTTACAACACACTACCGCACGCACTCGGGGGAACGACCCTATGCCTGTGACTCCTGCCCGAAGGCCTTCGTGAGCCGGTCGGACCTGCGCAAGCACTCGCTCGTGCACTCGGGCCTGAGGCCCTTCGCGTGTGGCGTGTGCTCCAAGACCTTCACGCGTGCCACCAACCTGCGCAAGCACGCGCGAGTGCACAGTGGGCAGCGGCCCTACTCGTGCGAGCAGTGCGCACGGACCTTCTCGTCCAAGGGGGACCTGGCCCGTCACGTACTGATCCACTCGGGCCACCGGCCGCACGTGTGTTTGGTGTGTTGTGTGTCGTTCTCGCGCAGGGACAAGCTGGTGAGGCACATGCGCAGGCACCAGCCGAGTGAGGCTCTGTTGGGCCAGCACCTGGGCGAGTTCGCACGCCTGGCCAAC agccTGGAGGTGAAACAGGCGAAGGAGCCGACACGTCCGGAGCACCGCTGCGCGACCTGTGGCAAGGTGTTCCAGCAGCTGCGCGAGTTGGCACGTCACGTGAAGGTGCACACTGGAGACAAGCCCTTTGCGTGTGAGCTGTGCCCCATGCGCTTCTCCCGCCGTGACAAGCTGGCCAGGCACAGCAAGGTGCACGGCGTGCGCGGGCCCGAGGCCCGCCTGCTGCGCTGCGAGCACTGCACGGCGTCCTACTACCGCAGAGACAAGCTGCTGAGGCACCAGCGCACGCACGTCCCCACCGACCGGCCTGCCGCGCCGTGCCGTGCCTGA
- the LOC134527471 gene encoding zinc finger protein OZF-like isoform X2, whose product MENIQSISFDFNQICRFCLSQGGVMSAIFDDDGGESNGIPLASRIMSCASVQLDQDDGLPALICHSCLQQAELAFQFRRQCEQADVALRQFLGIGSNFNYKERGTNGYATADGTSSKSGSSDWSQSCNAEDGDTSRLRLKLNGEEILVEERDIASVLVVVDPRVPDYDANEKLSEKRRVSVARHGRQFQCGTCSKRFSQKAHLTRHELVHSGKKPFPCTACSKSFADASTLTTHYRTHSGERPYACDSCPKAFVSRSDLRKHSLVHSGLRPFACGVCSKTFTRATNLRKHARVHSGQRPYSCEQCARTFSSKGDLARHVLIHSGHRPHVCLVCCVSFSRRDKLVRHMRRHQPSEALLGQHLGEFARLANSLEVKQAKEPTRPEHRCATCGKVFQQLRELARHVKVHTGDKPFACELCPMRFSRRDKLARHSKVHGVRGPEARLLRCEHCTASYYRRDKLLRHQRTHVPTDRPAAPCRA is encoded by the exons ATGGAAAACATTCAAAGTATTTCTTTTGATTTCAACCAGATTTGTCGATTTTGTCTTTCTCAAGGCGGTGTTATGTCCGCAATTTTTGACGACGACGGTGGAGAAAGTAATGGGATTCCTCTGGCCTCCCGAATAATGTCGTGTGCTTCAGTCCAG ttGGACCAAGATGACGGTCTGCCTGCACTCATCTGCCATAGCTGCCTCCAGCAGGCGGAATTGGCATTCCAGTTTCGACGCCAGTGTGAGCAAGCGGACGTTGCTTTGCGCCAGTTTTTGGGCATCGGCTCG AACTTCAACTACAAAGAGAGGGGAACAAACGGATACGCAACAGCAGATGGCACTTCTAGCAAGAGTGGAAGCAGTGATTGGAGCCAAAGCTGCAACGCGGAAGACGGAGACACGAGCCGGTTGCGACTGAAACTGAACGGAGAAGAGATCTTGGTGGAGGAGCGAGACATAGCATCGGTGCTGGTGGTGGTAGACCCCCGAGTGCCGGACTATGATGCGAACGAGAAGCTGAGTGAGAAGAGGAGAGTGAGTGTGGCACGGCACGGCCGGCAGTTCCAGTGTGGCACGTGCAGCAAGAGATTCTCGCAGAAGGCACACCTGACGCGCCACGAGCTGGTGCACTCGGGCAAGAAGCCGTTCCCTTGCACGGCGTGCAGCAAGTCCTTCGCAGATGCTTCCACGCTTACAACACACTACCGCACGCACTCGGGGGAACGACCCTATGCCTGTGACTCCTGCCCGAAGGCCTTCGTGAGCCGGTCGGACCTGCGCAAGCACTCGCTCGTGCACTCGGGCCTGAGGCCCTTCGCGTGTGGCGTGTGCTCCAAGACCTTCACGCGTGCCACCAACCTGCGCAAGCACGCGCGAGTGCACAGTGGGCAGCGGCCCTACTCGTGCGAGCAGTGCGCACGGACCTTCTCGTCCAAGGGGGACCTGGCCCGTCACGTACTGATCCACTCGGGCCACCGGCCGCACGTGTGTTTGGTGTGTTGTGTGTCGTTCTCGCGCAGGGACAAGCTGGTGAGGCACATGCGCAGGCACCAGCCGAGTGAGGCTCTGTTGGGCCAGCACCTGGGCGAGTTCGCACGCCTGGCCAAC agccTGGAGGTGAAACAGGCGAAGGAGCCGACACGTCCGGAGCACCGCTGCGCGACCTGTGGCAAGGTGTTCCAGCAGCTGCGCGAGTTGGCACGTCACGTGAAGGTGCACACTGGAGACAAGCCCTTTGCGTGTGAGCTGTGCCCCATGCGCTTCTCCCGCCGTGACAAGCTGGCCAGGCACAGCAAGGTGCACGGCGTGCGCGGGCCCGAGGCCCGCCTGCTGCGCTGCGAGCACTGCACGGCGTCCTACTACCGCAGAGACAAGCTGCTGAGGCACCAGCGCACGCACGTCCCCACCGACCGGCCTGCCGCGCCGTGCCGTGCCTGA
- the LOC134527471 gene encoding zinc finger protein OZF-like isoform X3, protein MDCLYTNLDQDDGLPALICHSCLQQAELAFQFRRQCEQADVALRQFLGIGSNFNYKERGTNGYATADGTSSKSGSSDWSQSCNAEDGDTSRLRLKLNGEEILVEERDIASVLVVVDPRVPDYDANEKLSEKRRVSVARHGRQFQCGTCSKRFSQKAHLTRHELVHSGKKPFPCTACSKSFADASTLTTHYRTHSGERPYACDSCPKAFVSRSDLRKHSLVHSGLRPFACGVCSKTFTRATNLRKHARVHSGQRPYSCEQCARTFSSKGDLARHVLIHSGHRPHVCLVCCVSFSRRDKLVRHMRRHQPSEALLGQHLGEFARLANSLEVKQAKEPTRPEHRCATCGKVFQQLRELARHVKVHTGDKPFACELCPMRFSRRDKLARHSKVHGVRGPEARLLRCEHCTASYYRRDKLLRHQRTHVPTDRPAAPCRA, encoded by the exons ATGGATTGTCTGTACACAAAT ttGGACCAAGATGACGGTCTGCCTGCACTCATCTGCCATAGCTGCCTCCAGCAGGCGGAATTGGCATTCCAGTTTCGACGCCAGTGTGAGCAAGCGGACGTTGCTTTGCGCCAGTTTTTGGGCATCGGCTCG AACTTCAACTACAAAGAGAGGGGAACAAACGGATACGCAACAGCAGATGGCACTTCTAGCAAGAGTGGAAGCAGTGATTGGAGCCAAAGCTGCAACGCGGAAGACGGAGACACGAGCCGGTTGCGACTGAAACTGAACGGAGAAGAGATCTTGGTGGAGGAGCGAGACATAGCATCGGTGCTGGTGGTGGTAGACCCCCGAGTGCCGGACTATGATGCGAACGAGAAGCTGAGTGAGAAGAGGAGAGTGAGTGTGGCACGGCACGGCCGGCAGTTCCAGTGTGGCACGTGCAGCAAGAGATTCTCGCAGAAGGCACACCTGACGCGCCACGAGCTGGTGCACTCGGGCAAGAAGCCGTTCCCTTGCACGGCGTGCAGCAAGTCCTTCGCAGATGCTTCCACGCTTACAACACACTACCGCACGCACTCGGGGGAACGACCCTATGCCTGTGACTCCTGCCCGAAGGCCTTCGTGAGCCGGTCGGACCTGCGCAAGCACTCGCTCGTGCACTCGGGCCTGAGGCCCTTCGCGTGTGGCGTGTGCTCCAAGACCTTCACGCGTGCCACCAACCTGCGCAAGCACGCGCGAGTGCACAGTGGGCAGCGGCCCTACTCGTGCGAGCAGTGCGCACGGACCTTCTCGTCCAAGGGGGACCTGGCCCGTCACGTACTGATCCACTCGGGCCACCGGCCGCACGTGTGTTTGGTGTGTTGTGTGTCGTTCTCGCGCAGGGACAAGCTGGTGAGGCACATGCGCAGGCACCAGCCGAGTGAGGCTCTGTTGGGCCAGCACCTGGGCGAGTTCGCACGCCTGGCCAAC agccTGGAGGTGAAACAGGCGAAGGAGCCGACACGTCCGGAGCACCGCTGCGCGACCTGTGGCAAGGTGTTCCAGCAGCTGCGCGAGTTGGCACGTCACGTGAAGGTGCACACTGGAGACAAGCCCTTTGCGTGTGAGCTGTGCCCCATGCGCTTCTCCCGCCGTGACAAGCTGGCCAGGCACAGCAAGGTGCACGGCGTGCGCGGGCCCGAGGCCCGCCTGCTGCGCTGCGAGCACTGCACGGCGTCCTACTACCGCAGAGACAAGCTGCTGAGGCACCAGCGCACGCACGTCCCCACCGACCGGCCTGCCGCGCCGTGCCGTGCCTGA